Proteins encoded in a region of the Synechococcus sp. BIOS-U3-1 genome:
- the sds gene encoding solanesyl diphosphate synthase: MTTVTDLLEPVEADLEILLSDLRSLIGAGHPILQAAAEHLFSAGGKRLRPGIVLLISRALASDGGLTSRHRRLAEITEMIHTASLVHDDVVDEAATRRGVETVHSRFNHRVAVLAGDFLFAQASWHLANLDDLDVVKLLSRVIMDLADGEVKQGLFRYDTGQTFETYLEKSYCKTASLVANSARAAGVLSGCTEPQLESLYRYGRQLGLAFQVVDDILDFTASDQQLGKPAASDLSSGYLTAPALYALERNPAMGVLIEREFSIEGDLDEALGMVRESDAIARTRQLAETFAQESREALTWLPDSPYRTALLELPDFVLSRLY; this comes from the coding sequence CCGGTTGAGGCGGATTTGGAGATCCTGCTCAGCGATCTTCGCAGTCTGATCGGAGCGGGTCATCCGATTCTTCAGGCGGCTGCAGAACATCTGTTCAGTGCAGGTGGCAAACGCCTAAGGCCCGGCATCGTCTTGTTGATTTCAAGAGCTCTTGCCAGTGATGGCGGGCTCACGTCTCGGCATCGCCGATTGGCAGAGATCACCGAGATGATCCATACCGCATCGCTCGTTCACGATGACGTCGTCGATGAGGCTGCGACACGCCGCGGTGTTGAAACCGTTCACAGTCGTTTCAATCACCGAGTAGCCGTGTTGGCCGGTGATTTCTTATTTGCCCAGGCCAGTTGGCACCTCGCCAATCTCGATGATCTGGATGTGGTGAAGTTGCTCAGCCGCGTGATCATGGATCTGGCTGATGGTGAAGTCAAGCAGGGTTTGTTCCGCTACGACACCGGTCAGACGTTTGAGACTTACTTGGAAAAGAGTTACTGCAAGACCGCATCTCTGGTTGCGAACAGTGCCCGTGCCGCAGGTGTTTTGAGCGGTTGTACCGAACCTCAATTGGAATCCCTTTATCGCTACGGGCGCCAGCTCGGTCTGGCCTTCCAGGTGGTAGACGACATTCTTGATTTCACCGCCAGTGATCAGCAACTCGGCAAACCTGCTGCCAGCGATCTGTCCAGTGGTTATCTCACTGCACCAGCGCTTTACGCCTTAGAGCGCAATCCAGCCATGGGTGTGTTGATCGAACGCGAATTCAGTATTGAAGGTGATCTCGACGAAGCACTTGGCATGGTGCGTGAGTCGGATGCGATTGCCCGTACCCGTCAATTGGCTGAAACCTTCGCTCAAGAGTCCCGCGAAGCTCTCACCTGGCTCCCGGATTCTCCCTATCGCACGGCTCTGTTGGAGCTCCCCGATTTCGTGCTCAGTCGCCTGTACTGA